The DNA segment tacaatttttttaaatttttttattttacgtacaacaaaaaaataatcttgcGCAACCTTTGCTACAAACTATGAACATTTTCGCGCTTACTCTTAAGGAATTTATTTGGGGGCCCAAGCAAATGTAACTAACTTATTGATGTTTTACCATCACCGTATGAAGTGTGCTTTAGCCTTTGAGTAGCAGAACACAGCACAATTGAAACTTTCAGCAGGTCAgcatcagtttgtttttatgagTATTACTTTAATGGAGGCTGTATAGCGCTTGACATAAAACTATTTATATATGTCATCATATGGAATtatataaagttttaaaaatgttctttttagatatatatttttattgtttttcttcattgGATATTACGTTGATTAGACTGATTCCAAATAATGTTTAGGATTGTCCTGGTGCTGTTACATGTCAATCCCCTGGGGCGCGGCAAATGAAACTACGTGCGATTGCGTCAAAATCTTTCTCACGTGTAAATTGGTTAATTAACCACGTGCATTCACATCGATTGACACTGGCACAGCTGCATACTGTCTTTGTGACCAATTTCTTCGAAAATTGCGCGACATTGAGAAAAGTTGCAAGAAATGGACCCGTTAATGTTTGGCAATGTTTTACAATATCTATCCTTTGGAAGATACACTGAAGGCTCGTCTAAAACTCAAAAATACAAGATAAGGCGTCGGGCAGTTGACTTCGCAGTTCACGgtaattacattttcaaaaattaaatcaatttttttttttacaaatgaggTCCAACCGACCCACACCCGTAAAACTTGGATCGTTTGCCATAGTCCTCCACGTTTTCCTCAGTCCTCGCATGCACAAGCGGGGGAAAAAGTCTTTAATCTTTTCCTGACCTAATTTGAGACAACTACCTTCTTTGAGACCATTTCCATTAACATTTTTCAAGTAGCCCATTACCAATATATAACTTGAAATTGTAGTCAAAGTAATAGTATTATTTATCGAAAAATTAGGGCAAATTATTGTGCATTGAGACAAGCTTTGTATATCGACTTAGTTACCtttccaattttattttaaaatttcaactttatttgtcagcAAACCGTCTTTTGGCTGATCTGCTAGTTAGCCAGGAGAACTGGcactatgtgtgtgtgcgtgtggtggtggtggtgggtgcgtgtgtgtgcgcgcgcgcacgtgcttgtgtgtgttttaacatGTGATATTTCTACAGATGGAGTCTTGTATTACTGCAAAGGATGCTGTGATTCAAAACGCAAGGTAGTGACCTTAACAGAGGAAGCGgaacaaatatttaaagagTTCCATGCCAGTCCTTTCGGTGCCCACTGTGGCATTGTTAAAACAAGACACGAGATCACCAAGAGGTTCTACTGGCCTGGCATGACCAAAGATATTGAAAAATgggtatgtatttttttttatataaaacaagTCTCACAATGACAATATGATGACAGGTTTATTACTATAGCACACTGCTTTACAGCCcaggtgaaaaaaaagtatttgtatttgtatatgtttttcTAAGACTTTAGTTGATGGGGTGTGCATAAGACTGATATGATACTGCCATAAACATGAGATAACAACTGGTAAGAACATATCTTGAACTGTCATTCAGTAAATAATGACACTTAATGAGAATTTgctttaaaagttgaatgaaaAGGGGTTGTGTTTATGATAGTGTCATGTCAGTATTATGCACATCCCTTCAAATTGAGTGTTACCGATATGGTAATATATTGAAAGCAAAATGTAATTAGTTTCACCTTTAAAGTGTTGTAAATGGACCTTTCTGCGTTATGATACCTGATATGTTCTCAGTACTGATGTTTGTGAAGCATGTAATGTAGAACGTGGCAAAGCAGAATAATCAAAGATATTAACTAACTACAAAGTGTACTTGTTTAGAGAATGTGTTGGTATTTGTAGCATACTGTAATCACACCACTAATAcgttaaatatgtatttacaatatacttaaaatacattcaaattatttcttaaatctaattcaataacaaaaatactaaaatgaaaatataataataaatcgcgttttaagtacatttaaaacagcACACTTAAAGTACACTCTACTTCTACTGAAGTGTGTCCGAAAAAACTAAGTTGAAGTATGCTTTAAATAGTGCTTAAATACTAATTACATCAAActtaaacacattaaacacaaaataagtatttctaaaatgttctaaaattctAAGTATACTTGAAATATACTTGTCATTATGCATAATAAAAGTATGATTAAGtatgtttaaatttaacttaatttttaCACTACTTTTTCACATAGACGAGTACATTGTCATTAATACGACACATATAGAAGTTAGAAAATGGTGTTCAACATAATGCAATAGGTTGTAGCGGAAAGTAGTTCTTTGTAGTTTTAATAACAAACaataagattttttaaaaaagacatttttcaaagaaattTTTTAACAGCTATGTTTATTTGCATATTAATCTATGTAGTGTCTGAGATTATGTAAGTATTTTGTTAGCTTATTACAGATTTTTTATaatgttcattttaataaaacaaaggttTGTTCTTCAGGTCAGAGAGTGTGCAGAGTGCCAGCATGGTGCGCTGACAATAAAGCAGGAAAAACGCCAAATCCCGATTGAAGtaatttacataaattaaaaaagacaacatgaacttttttttattatccctGTTCAAATGTGtaattctgtattttattttccttttttaggtGAGTAAACCATTTGAACTCATTGGTATGGACCTTATTGGGAAGGTTGTGAAAACCGATGATAATAATCAATACATTGCCGTGATGGTTGATTATTTTACTAAATGGCCGGAGGCTTATCCTTTGACATCAAAGTCAGCAGCTGATGTTGCCCAGTGCATTATTAAGTTCTTTTATCGCTTTGGGGCTCCAAAGCGAATCCTCACTGATCAAGGGAAGGAATTTGTTAATGAGGTGTGTTGCTAAATACTTTTTAGTGAACTGTATTGGTGTGGGATGCAATATCTTTTTAAGCAAAATttagttatgtttatttattgatcaaaattatttattgttaatggaaaacttttaaattgtttcttattttttcccATCAGCTGAACAAAGAGCCATGCAGAACTCTGGGCATTGAGCGGAGCCTTTGTGCTCCGTATCACCCACAAACAAATGGTTTAGTTGAAAAACTAAATGGGACCATTCAAAGGTAATTAAATTGTTATAATATCACTTTATTGctcttacttatttttcttttttactttagtGCAGGCTTTTTTATATTCTGTATGAACATTATGTACAGACTGTGTCCTCTTTGGCAATGTGGTTATATGCAGATGTCAGCTATTACATAAAAAATAGATCAACTACCCTTACAGTCCTCTCCATAAACTGTTGATgccattatttattttgaagttaAAAATTGTTCATGTTAGCATGATCTTTGTCTCTCCTTCAGTTGCCTGTAGGAGAGGAATCCCTTTTCGCGCTAGTAGCTACTGGATTGGTTCTCATTCAGTTACTTTTGCTATCAAATTATAACATTCTGCTTTTCAGATCACTGTGCAAACTTGTCAAAGAGAGGCCGAACACATGGGACAAATATTTGGATGCTGTGATGTTTGGTCTCAGAACCAAAAAACAATCAACAACAAAGTTTTCACCATTCTTTGTCCTATTTGGAACCGAGGCTCGGCTCCCATGCGAGGTTCCAGACAATATTCTGGTGAGACATGACTTCATCGCTCAGTATTATATACTACATTCAGTGTCctagatttaaagaaaatattttaggtCACATTTACTTTTAACTCTTTAATCAAAATTATTTCTGAATGAAGTAAAGTAATAACTGTGGTGGTCTTTCTTTCATAATACAATGCACTGTTTATCTACCCAAAGTGTcaacaaaaaagtaattataatatacagttttgtaaaaaataaagtgaaagttcAGATAATTCACATTCCATGTACAAAGTTCgtccaacattttcattttatttggtttttaaacacatgaaatgtttttctgattattttagTTAGGGATTAAAACCATATCAaagttttttgtaaatatttctcTCCCAGGTATGTTTTCATATCTAACATATCTAATGTTACACAGTAGACACCTTGTAAATGTCTCTGAATCCTTCatatatatgcttttttttttttttcaactcagATTGACAGCAAAATTGAAGAGAGTCTAGATGAGGAGTCTGTGTTGGAGTCCATCCAAAAAAGGGACGAAATCTTCAAATTAGTACACCATAACATCAAAACAGTTCAAAACAAATACAAGTCAACAGCAACAGACACATCAGGACTATTCAAGGTTGGAGACAGAGTCTTACGAAAAAATGTAAGGAGCCAACAGCGAAAGGGTGGGAAGTTGGAACAAAACTGGACCGGTCCTTATAcaatagtaaaaataaacaacaaaagtgCAGACCTCCaatcaaaaacagcttttttgccaaaaatcagCACAGACCAACTGAAAATATTCCTGGAATCAGAACCCAAAATTctacataactttaaaaaaacagaaaaacaggacaTCACCAACATTCCACCTGTTGTGGATCCAGACGTCACCACCCAGCCTGCAGAAGATCCTGCCTCCACCATTCCACCTGTTGTGGATCCAGACGTCACCACCCAGCCTGCAGAAGATCCTGCCTCCACCATTCCACCTGTTGTGGATCCAGACGTCACCACCCAGCCTGCAGAAGATCCTGCCTCCACCATTCCACCTGTTGTGGATCCAGACGTCACCACCCAGCCTGCAGAAGATCCTGCCTCCACCATTCCACCTGTTGTGGATCCAGACGTCACCACCCAGCCTGCAGAAGATCCTGCCTCCACCATTCCACCTGTTGTGGATCCAGACGTCACCACCCTGCCTGCAGAAGATCCTGCCTCCACCATTCCACCTGTTGTGGATCCAGACGTCACCACCCTGCCTGCAGAAGATCCTGCCTCCACCATTCCACCTGTTGTGGATCCAGACGTCACCACCCAGCCTGCAGAAGATCCTGCCTCCACCATTCCACCTGTTGTGGATCCAGACGTCACCACCCAGCCTGCAGAAGATCCTGCCTCCACCATTCCACCTGTTGTGGATCCAGACGTCACCACCCTGCCTGCAGAAGATCCTGCCTCCACCATTCCACCTGTTGTGGATCCAGACGTCACCACCCTGCCTGCAGAAGATCCTGCCTCCACCATTCCACCTGTTGTGGATCCAGACGTCACCACCCAGCCTGCAGAAGATCCTGCCTCCACCATTCCACCTGTTGTGGATCCAGACGTCACCACCCTGCCTGCAGAAGATCCTGCCTCCACCATTCCACCTGTTGTGGATCCAGACGTCACCACCCAGCCTGCAGAAGATCCTGCCTCCACCATTCCACCTGTTGTGGATCCTTACTCTGCCTCTGAATTTATGGAAGCAGCTATGGATCCTGGTGTGAGAACACTATCTGGCTGTGCGAAAGTAGAACAATGTATGCTTTTGTACACATTTTTAAGAAACTAATATGTGCATGTTTATCAGAAGACTTTCAGATGTAAAAGTATAATTCTTTCATGTCTTATTTTAGATATTCGGAAAGCCTGGGATGGCACTACAGCAGGTATAATTCTGTCCAAAATAGGTccttataaattattttactcGGACATATGTCGAACAGCACCAGGAAGGGAACTGGAGAGCGAGGTAAGACATAATTGTCCTAGCTACCCCCCTATGAAATCTTACTTCACTGGATGGATATTATGACAATCAAATTATTCAGCTGGTTAACAAGCAACAATCCATTCATCCAGGTGATCAATGCCTACATGAAGCTTTTGGAGAAAAAACTTAATACATCCTCTGCCGAGAAAGTCATGTGTATTGACTCTTTTGCCATGACTGATGTGTGGCATAAGAAATTTCCACGCTTCaaggtttgttgttttaaatgtctgaCAGCAGCCTTGAAAGGTGGCAAGATTCTGATATCAATACTTCTATTCCTTCAGTGGGATCCCACAGACTTCAAAACTTTATACGGCATTGTTAATGACAACCATCACTGGTTTGCTGTTGTAAGTGTTTACATACCATTGAATATGCATTTCATCTCCAATCCCTTTGCTTTAATCTAAgtttataaaaattaaactttttaatctaAGTTTAAATATACAATCTAAAGTGTATTGAAACTTTGATTAAATTTTCAATACATGTGACTCCACATCATATGTGTTGAATTTTTCAATTCAAGTACCATATTACCATGTTACTTTACAGCAGTACAAGGCTGTTAAACTAATCATATCTGCTGTTGTCTTTCAAGATTATATatccaaaacagagaaaatctcTTCTTCTGGACTCGCTTGGGGAAGGTAGTCAGAAGTTGAGGAAATGCCAAGATATATCAAGGTATgcgttatattttatttttataagaaaactatattcttcttctgttttttgttgagAAAGACGtaattgttatattttcttaattttatatCAGTGACTCAATATCATATAAGCcaataacaatacatttttctaaTTGCCAAAATCCTATTCACAAGTAAATGTCTATGATGTATGCTTATCTTTGTGGGAAGTTGGAAAGGAACGcaatatcaaaataattttcttttaaaaacttatGTCAAAGTGAGCACACCCTTTTTCATGAACTTAACAGgagtaaagcatttttttaaagtagctaaGTGCTAATACCTTGATGTCTTTAGAGCTTTTATGAGGAATCAGGGAATGAATGTGTCAAGATGGGAATGCACCACACTTCCACATCCCCTGCAACCTGACTCAAATTCCTGTGGAGTGTTTGCCATAAAGGTATTAAAAAATTTACTCTTATATCATCCTGAGATATGTCTTGCATTATGTGTTTGTTGCTTGTATTTCAGTTTGTTGAAAAAGTTCTGATGGGACAACAGCCTGTTTTTCCTGCTGGACCCAAGGATGTGGAAATACTACGTTGGCAGATTGCAGTCATTCTCTTGGAGGCCTCAGGTACAAAAGTAGCTTTTataagaaatatattaaaaaaatctgtgctTTACAGTTTAACCACACCCATATGCTGATGCGTTGCTATGGCGATAGCATGGAGGCCAACAGAAAGCTGTTGTCAAGCGTGGAGAGCAGCATGGAGGAGCTTGACATGGCTGCGTTTGTAAAGAATTCCAAAGAACTGATCTCTAAAGTGATTGCAGTGTCCAGCGCCAGTCCATCCGAGACTCTGAAATCAGGCTATAACAGTCTGAGTCTCTACAGGTTTAATTTTAGCAAACAGGAAGAAATGCTGAAGAGTATTGTACACATTTGTACAAAATTTTACAAATGTgtacaaaagcacacatttgtACCTCAGTGTATTGACTTCAGTACATACCCAACTTCAGTCTTGACTGTACCAATGTTCACAAAGTGGTCaattattttctaaacattttcacCCTTACAGATGACTTGACATCTATCTGCTGCATCTGTGGACATGAAGAGGTGGATGACTCCCAAGATAATAAGACCATTATTTGGGTAAACACAGTTACAAATATAGtgttttagaaaatgttgacaCTTTAGGATCAATATTTACAATGAAAAAATCTATTACACATACgattaataaacatttaaataagatATCAGAGGCACAAGAAAACTGCTATGTGTAGCTCATGGTCTACAGACTGTGCTGGCTAAGGAGTTCCACAAAGCTTTACTGGCAATTTGAGCCCACATTTGTGACTGAACCACACATTAAGACATTCTTTGGGATTGTCAGTTAGTGAGACTGACCTTGTGTCAGAtggcacaaaacacaaacatcaacttctgtttgttttaatacaaCAACATATATTTAGAGTTAATGGACAGAAGGCAGATgattctgaaatatttttggaTATGTTGAGCCACAAACCATTTTTTGACTTGGCACAGAACAATGTTTGTCTGTGTTCAAGCATTATAGATGTACAAGACCTGAAGGTGTATCATAGTAAGCACTTAAATAGACTGTGATGTTGTGCATTTATTGAATCTCTTTTGCTTGAATAAAACAGTAAACGGATGACTCAGTTCTAGTGATTCACCCGTTATTACATATCAATTCAAAAAAGTTTTAGATTTACAAATAAGAATAGCGACCCTGGTGGAAGAGCAAAACAAAGGTATCCTACAGTGTAGGGGTATAATAGCAACTTAAGAATGACACTGTCGTTTTAATTGCATTTGAAATCTGTATCCATTAATACTATAATTAGAATAGAATTTGAGATTATTAAATACTCTTAATCTGCCATATATGTCCCAAGAATGATATTTATAAACTTTTACGTgttaaaatttgaaaatattatgTGAAAAATTGTACTTCAAACTTGATATATGCTGTCAACATGACACATGAAATATTACAGTGAATCTAAACTTTTGTGCTCTGCAGATATCCTGTGATGTGTGCGCGAGGTGGTTTCACCATGCTTGCTTGGGATGTCCAGACACATCATCAGCTTTTACTTGTGAAGCCTGTTAGGAGCCTAAACATGAAACACTACCGTAGTAGTACACCTTTTCTTTCATAGCTTTGCATTTGTACTGTGCAGCActtattatttgatttattttacattttcaaataaacatgtttgtatGATTTCTTAATTTCACTTGTAAAACCTATGTTTATACCAGTTACAGAAATTTTCACACTATCTGTTCAGTTTTAAactaatgttaaataaatattgtaCTTTTGTAAATAGTTAATACATTGTTAAATTTTGATATTAGCCTAACAATTATCTGTTtgtgttcctttgtttttcttatgttgGAAATATAGATCATGCTTAAAAATGATACTGAACTGGTCATTCATTTCGAAAAGAAGGAGAATAAACATGAGATTGGCGACAACAATGGTCACATGGTGAATGTGAGGTTCTTGACCAACATGCAGAACACAACCACAGGAGAACAGAAATAAgataaattgtgtttattttgaaacagTAATAGGGAATGGGAGTAAGGATCTGAGCTCAGAAAAGAGCTCACAGGCTTGAATGCACACTGAGAAGATGACAGAGAGATGGTTAGTTTGAGGTTACAGGAAAATTGAAACCTGCAAGGTGAGAGGAACTGATCTCACTAGGGTGCAGGTAGGTTTCACTGGGAAGGAGGAATACTGTGGGTTTCAGGTATTGTACCCTTGTGGGTGTATTGGTGAGTCTTTCCAGGTTCACTGGAGTGCTCTTGAAAGAACGGAGATACCGTTCCTCCACTGTAAAACAGGGTGAACACTATCTgatgggtgattttaacatagGGGGAACGCTATCTGATGGGTGAAATGTCTCCATCAAATAGTGTTCCCCCACTGTAAAACAGGGGGAACGCTATCTGATGGGTGAAATGTCTCCATCAGATAGTGTTCCCCCACTGTAAAACAGGGGAAACGGTATGTGATGGGAGATTTATGGCCATCAGATAGCGTTCCCCCACTGTAAAACAGGGGGAACGTTATCTGATGTGAAATTTATGGCCATCAGATACCGTTCCCCCACTTTAAAACAGGGGAAACGGTATCTGATGGGAGATTTATGGCCATCAGATAGCGTTCCCCCACTTTAAAACAGGGGAAACGGTATCTGATGGGAGATTTATGGCCATCAGATAGCGTTCCCCCACTTTAAAACAGGGGAAACGGTATCTGATGGGTGAAATATGGCCATC comes from the Fundulus heteroclitus isolate FHET01 unplaced genomic scaffold, MU-UCD_Fhet_4.1 scaffold_64, whole genome shotgun sequence genome and includes:
- the LOC118561471 gene encoding uncharacterized protein LOC118561471 — protein: MCVCVWWWWWVRVCARAHVLVCVLTCDISTDGVLYYCKGCCDSKRKVVTLTEEAEQIFKEFHASPFGAHCGIVKTRHEITKRFYWPGMTKDIEKWVRECAECQHGALTIKQEKRQIPIEVSKPFELIGMDLIGKVVKTDDNNQYIAVMVDYFTKWPEAYPLTSKSAADVAQCIIKFFYRFGAPKRILTDQGKEFVNELNKEPCRTLGIERSLCAPYHPQTNGLVEKLNGTIQRSLCKLVKERPNTWDKYLDAVMFGLRTKKQSTTKFSPFFVLFGTEARLPCEVPDNILIDSKIEESLDEESVLESIQKRDEIFKLVHHNIKTVQNKYKSTATDTSGLFKVGDRVLRKNVRSQQRKGGKLEQNWTGPYTIVKINNKSADLQSKTAFLPKISTDQLKIFLESEPKILHNFKKTEKQDITNIPPVVDPDVTTQPAEDPASTIPPVVDPDVTTQPAEDPASTIPPVVDPDVTTQPAEDPASTIPPVVDPDVTTQPAEDPASTIPPVVDPDVTTQPAEDPASTIPPVVDPDVTTLPAEDPASTIPPVVDPDVTTLPAEDPASTIPPVVDPDVTTQPAEDPASTIPPVVDPDVTTQPAEDPASTIPPVVDPDVTTLPAEDPASTIPPVVDPDVTTLPAEDPASTIPPVVDPDVTTQPAEDPASTIPPVVDPDVTTLPAEDPASTIPPVVDPDVTTQPAEDPASTIPPVVDPYSASEFMEAAMDPGVRTLSGCAKVEQYIRKAWDGTTAGIILSKIGPYKLFYSDICRTAPGRELESEVINAYMKLLEKKLNTSSAEKVMCIDSFAMTDVWHKKFPRFKWDPTDFKTLYGIVNDNHHWFAVIIYPKQRKSLLLDSLGEGSQKLRKCQDISRAFMRNQGMNVSRWECTTLPHPLQPDSNSCGVFAIKFVEKVLMGQQPVFPAGPKDVEILRWQIAVILLEASDDLTSICCICGHEEVDDSQDNKTIIWISCDVCARWFHHACLGCPDTSSAFTCEAC